In Plasmodium gaboni strain SY75 chromosome 14, whole genome shotgun sequence, one genomic interval encodes:
- a CDS encoding putative proliferation-associated protein 2g4, translating to MEPTTETKTEEIDLEKYTHSGLIANSTLKKVIEKCVHGAKIGELCEYGEKFMKDELDKVYTKKEKGNKVEKGISFPVTINVNEICNNYAPSSDCEETIKNGDVVKISLGCHIDGHISIVGHTVYIGAENECIEGVKGEVLKSAHVLSQLFLKSLKVGINASDITRNIQKGCEELKCNVISNCVTYQIKKYILEGSKFIFLKENLENRVDDFQIEADDIYIIDVMVTSGDGKIKESDNKTTIYKREVQKNYQLKTNLGRSFINELNKKFPVLPFHVKHLEDQRAALIGIPEALRHNLIKPYTVYTEKKKEVVAGFKYTVMVKEDGIKQFTGIKFAQLNNCKTCNSIQDEALKNILSLSLSGKKKKNKAKNNEEAGNQEN from the exons atggaacCAACAACTGAAACAAAAACCGAAGAAATTGatttagaaaaatataCTCATTCCGGTTTAATTGCCAATAGCACTTTAAAGAAAGTTATAGAAAAATGTGTACATg GAGCAAAAATTGGAGAATTATGTGAGTATGGTGAGAAATTTATGAAGGATGAATTAGATAAGgtatatacaaaaaaagagaaaGGAAATAAAGTTGAAAAAGGAATAAGTTTTCCAGTAACAATTAATGTAAATGAAATTTGTAATAATTACGCACCTTCTTCAGATTGTGAAGAAACAATTAAGAATGGTGATGTAGTAAAAATTAGCTTAGGATGTCATATTGATGGTCATATTAGTATCGTTGGTCATACGGTTTATATTGGTGCAGAAAATGAATGTATAGAAGGTGTTAAAGGAGAAGTATTAAAGAGTGCTCATGTTTTATCACAGTTATTTTTAAAGAGTTTAAAAGTTGGTATTAATGCAAGTGATATAACAAGAAATATTCAGAAAGGTTGTGAAGAATTAAAATGTAATGTTATATCAAATTGTGTTACTTATCaaattaagaaatatattttagaAGGAAGcaaatttatatttttaaaagagAATCTTGAAAATAGAGTTGATGATTTCCAAATTGAAGCAGatgatatttatattattgatGTTATGGTTACTAGTGGTGATGgtaaaattaaagaaagtgataataaaacaaccatatataaaagagaagtacaaaaaaattatcaatTAAAAACTAATTTAGGTAGAtcttttataaatgaaCTTAACAAAAAATTCCCAGTTTTACCATTTCACGTAAAACACTTAGAAGATCAAAGAGCTGCTTTAATAGGTATTCCAGAAGCTTTAAGACATAATTTGATAAAACCTTATACTGTTTACAcagaaaagaaaaaagaagTTGTTGCTGGATTCAAATATACAGTTATGGTTAAAGAAGATGGAATTAAACAATTTACTGGTATTAAATTCGCGCAATTAAATAACTGTAAAACTTGTAACTCCATTCAAGATGAAgcattaaaaaatattttaagtTTATCCTTATctggaaaaaaaaaaaaaaataaagcaaaaaataatgaagaagCAGGTAATCAAGAAAATTAa
- a CDS encoding putative WW domain-binding protein 11 has protein sequence MNHHKLSKKHVKKSVLPTDAYRKHQKKKEKKKKKKEKALQLENIISKKNPHRVKEKLDYLRTKEKQGKLLPVEKNKLKEYENLWNLIKEKVKNNEYVYNNNGYVFNLNEQNKNEEISNSENKSVSSNDDVNISSSLYNSSDDDEEINEDLKEIQNNDGKKEDEDFFLDSLPSLPKGLPNEVIKLIENSKLPQPDNIKKMMENMYQPYGATQLPGQNNNILINNYAYNQVYYNFQNYYNNANMYNNIYPTVPYNKNYEQDLKNETVKNDNKVLSYPNSYLINGPNNISLTNPNYYTNNSNINTSVYKNIINNNTNVNEKLNINKDKEKIYNLEKTKNNKNSDDDNKNNDDDNKNNDDDNKNSEDDNKNNDDDNNNNNNNLYHDIINNDSCINDKSKHKDIKQLSVSNDNPNFLKDKADINNSYNYMNYYYNYANNYINSNNYNPLNYGPYNQMYYYNYNNIKVNNQTANHPNNNNSLMSSYNPANINMMNYYGTNSNNGNMKNRGNFMRPKNIKGKDNHSDNNYKHNNNYNNNNNKTNYDLHTNKLINEEKNNKKNSINTKDEKQNSVQYFVPINLRLKNKLTDVCETKFNTIEQRNKNVDENINIDQEYNKLIKEVNFN, from the coding sequence ATGAATCATCATAAACTATCGAAAAAACATGTGAAAAAAAGTGTCCTTCCAACAGATGCTTATCGAAAACAccaaaagaaaaaagaaaaaaaaaaaaaaaaaaaagaaaaagcTTTACaattagaaaatattataagtaaaaaaaatccACACAGAgttaaagaaaaattagACTATTTAAgaacaaaagaaaaacaagGGAAATTATTACCtgttgaaaaaaataaattaaaagagtatgaaaatttatggaatttaataaaggaaaaagtaaaaaataatgaatatgtttataataataatggtTATGTATTTAACttaaatgaacaaaataaaaatgaagaaatatCTAATTCAGAAAATAAAAGTGTCAGTTCCAACGATGatgtaaatatatcatcatcattGTATAATAGTTCAGATGATGACGAAGAAATTAATGAAGATTTAAAAGAGatacaaaataatgatggaaaaaaagaagatgAGGATTTTTTCTTAGATTCATTACCATCATTACCAAAAGGATTACCTAATGAAGTTATAAAATTAATCGAAAATTCAAAATTACCTCAACctgataatataaaaaaaatgatggAAAATATGTATCAACCATATGGAGCTACACAATTACCTGgacaaaataataatattcttataaataattatgcTTATAATCaagtatattataatttccaaaattattataataatgcaaatatgtataataatatatatccaaCTGTtccatataataaaaattatgaacaggatttaaaaaatgaaactGTAAAAAATGACAATAAAGTATTGTCTTATCCAAACTCTTATTTGATAAATGGGCCAAATAATATATCCCTGACGAATCCAAATTATTATACTAATAACagtaatataaatacttctgtttataaaaatattattaataataatacaaatgtaaatgaaaaattaaatattaataaggataaggaaaaaatatataatttagaaaaaacaaaaaataataaaaatagtgatgatgataataaaaataatgatgatgataataaaaataatgatgatgataataaaaatagtgaagatgataataaaaataatgatgatgataataataataataataataatttatatcatgatattattaataatgattcatgtataaatgataaaagtaaacataaagatataaaacAATTATCTGTATCAAATGACAACCctaattttttaaaagataaagcagatattaataattcctataattatatgaactattattataattatgcaaataattatattaatagtaataattataacCCCTTAAACTATGGTCCTTACAATcaaatgtattattataattacaataatataaaagtaaataACCAAACTGCTAACCACccaaataataataattcacTTATGTCATCATATAATCCTGcaaatattaatatgatgAACTATTATGGTACGAATTCAAATAATGgaaatatgaaaaatagGGGAAATTTTATGAGACccaaaaatattaaaggAAAAGATAATCATAGTGACAATAATTACAAAcacaataataattataataataataataataaaacaaattatGACTTACATACAAATAAGTTAAttaatgaagaaaaaaataataagaaaaatagtataaatacaaaagatgaaaaacaaaattCAGTACAGTATTTTGTCCCAATTAACTTGagattaaaaaataagttAACTGATGTATGTGAAACGAAATTTAATACTATTGAGCAAAGAAATAAAAACGttgatgaaaatataaatatagatCAAGAATACAATAAGTTAATTAAAGAAGTAAATTTTAATTga
- a CDS encoding putative metabolite/drug transporter, translating into MEKVDTANNDGEKCKNNVFIIKSIFCDLKKLFPKSKVQYTYVNVLLLSLFFTFIHKYLDQTLPSLYKSIENDFNVDVKSLYYMNTLYKLAYSASNFFFALFFDYTFKRIVCAKYYDKEKEEDVSTNNTTNYEVSVKNDSDYKETTKLIDDMSVQTNYKEEDISCINISKEEKEEEIVFHSVDDSDDLFKKAEDVTISEYGYILNILIISSIIYIIVILGIMISNSLFNFFFFMFVMGINNSCIFILIQKIYTNNVFSENRSTIFGFLHFFSSISHMLSISINTNLSNKLYYGFNGWRICYFIISFFPVFVSIFIFKLIRNHKLKRNKTKENIMMNYVLSFDKLTDVFNEPKKKKKNLDKSEDLEEPYSSLYSKKDEVDKKYSSKKKEQDDHIFIEDNEYSKKKKISPSAKINTYEDNFNLTEEKSPKKKNAYRNLENNEMSEIINGVTKINDDNNMNSKNINNFKMDSNNITRRSYSKSYIKENQLKIQSNYNNESEENYVNNRYQTSNVFLKSSSVPYENYKKKLYENKNSFSIFKNNNTYERNDKSDNKGEMDELLGNEKQNTSKYEFSYLYEIKYVFKNYSFWLMITMGMLNGIPKHVLSLMIYFFQYCNISDFKSGFIISVSWLCASLISPFIGIISDYIYKLNKDINRQRIGMYTHCFRIFLMFTLFYFIPKESTSFIYFVIISLFMGILSGWINIGTHKPIIIDIVKQRHTAFIMALMNAFENIGSSIIGTFLLSHLLNRYEYIDKKKIHTVVNVNVNKHNVNVLSDVLLILTCFPWLISFCLLYALKYTYKKDKLYNNII; encoded by the coding sequence atGGAAAAAGTAGATACAGCAAATAATGATGGTGAAAAATGCAAGAATAACGtgtttataataaaaagtatattttgtgatttaaaaaaattatttccAAAAAGTAAAGTGcaatatacatatgtaaatgtattattattatctttattttttacctttatacataaatatttggATCAGACATTACcatcattatataaatcgATTGAAAATGATTTCAATGTTGATGTGAAAagtttatattatatgaacaCCCTATATAAGTTAGCATATTCAGCTTctaactttttttttgctttattttttgattatACTTTTAAAAGAATCGTTTGTgcaaaatattatgataaagaaaaagagGAAGATGTAAGTACCAATAATACTACGAATTATGAAGTAAGTGTAAAAAATGATAGTGATTACAAAGAAACTACAAAACTAATAGATGATATGAGTGTCCAAACAAATTACAAAGAGGAAGATATATcatgtattaatataagtaaagaagaaaaagaagaagaaataGTATTTCATTCTGTAGATGATTCAGATGATTTATTTAAGAAAGCCGAAGATGTTACAATAAGTGAATATGgttatattttaaatattcttattatatcttctataatatatataatagtcATATTAGGTATTATGATTTCAAATAGTTTATTTaactttttcttttttatgTTTGTGATGGgtattaataattcatgtatatttatattaatacaaaaaatatatacaaataatgTTTTTAGTGAAAATAGAAGTACCATTTTTGGTTTCCTCCATTTCTTTTCATCTATATCTCATATGTTATCAATATCtataaatacaaatttaagtaataaattatattatggATTTAATGGTTGGCGtatttgttattttattatttccttttttcCAGTTTTTGTTTCcatcttcatttttaaattaataagaaatcataaattaaaaagaaacaaaacTAAGGAAAACATTATGATGAATTATGTACTTTCGTTTGATAAGCTTACGGATGTTTTTAATGAgccaaaaaaaaagaaaaagaatttaGATAAATCAGAGGATCTTGAGGAACCATACTCATCATTGTATTCTAAAAAAGATGAAgttgataaaaaatattctagtaaaaaaaaagaacaagACGATCACATTTTTATAGAAGATAATGAGTatagtaaaaaaaaaaaaataagtCCCAGTgcaaaaataaatacatatgaAGATAATTTTAACTTAACTGAAGAAAAAAgtccaaaaaaaaaaaatgcatatagaaatttagaaaataatgaaatgagtgaaataattaatggtgttacaaaaattaatgatgataataatatgaattccaagaatattaataattttaaaatggatagtaataatattaccAGAAGAAGTTATAGcaaatcatatataaaagaaaatcaattaaaaatacaaagtaattataataatgaatcTGAAGAAAATTATGTGAATAACAGATATCAAACTTcaaatgtttttttaaaatcTTCCTCAGTACCTTATGagaattataaaaaaaaactatatgaaaataaaaattcgttttcaatttttaagaataataatacttaTGAAAGAAATGATAAAAGTGATAACAAAGGTGAAATGGATGAACTTTTAGGAAATGAAAAACAGAATACATcaaaatatgaattttcttatttatatgaaataaaatatgtttttaaaaattacAGTTTTTGGTTAATGATAACTATGGGTATGTTGAATGGAATACCTAAGCATGTCTTAAGTTtaatgatttattttttccaGTATTGTAATATATCGGATTTTAAAAGTGGTTTTATAATTTCAGTTAGCTGGTTGTGTGCAAGTTTAATATCACCATTCATTGGAATTATAAGtgattatatttacaaattaaataaagatataaatcGTCAACGTATAGGAATGTATACACATTGTTTTAGAATTTTTCTCATGTTTAccttattttattttattccAAAAGAATCTACctcttttatatattttgtaattaTTTCGTTATTTATGGGAATATTAAGTGGATGGATAAATATTGGAACGCACAAACCTATCATAATTGATATAGTGAAACAAAGACATACAGCTTTTATTATGGCATTAATGAATGCCTTTGAAAATATAGGGTCTTCAATTATTGGAACATTTTTATTGTCACATTTGTTAAATAGATATGaatatattgataaaaaaaaaatacatacTGTTGTAAATGTCAATGTTAATAAACACAATGTTAATGTTTTATCAGATGTCTTATTAATACTTACTTGTTTTCCGTGGTTAATATCCTTTTGTCTTTTATATGCTcttaaatatacatataaaaaagataaattatataataatataatataa